A single window of Balaenoptera acutorostrata chromosome X, mBalAcu1.1, whole genome shotgun sequence DNA harbors:
- the LOC130706213 gene encoding phosphate carrier protein, mitochondrial-like yields MFSSVVHLARVNPFNAPHLQLVQDGLAGPRSNPAGPPGPPRRSRKLAAAAVEEYSCEYGSAKFYALCGFGGVLGCGLTHTAVVPLDLVKCRMQVDPQKYKGIFNGFSITFKEDGVHGLAKGWAPTFIGYSMQGLCKFVFYEVFKVLYSNMLGEENAYLWHTSLYLAASASAEFFADIALAPMEAAKVRIQTQPGYANTLRDAAPKMYKEEGLKAFYKGVAPLWMRQIPYTMMKFACFECTVEALYKFVVPKPRSECSKPEQLVVTFVAGYIAGVFCAIVSHPADSVVSVLNKEKGSSASLVLQRLGFRGVWKGLFARIIMIGTLHCSGSSMTP; encoded by the coding sequence ATGTTCTCGTCCGTGGTGCACTTGGCGCGGGTGAACCCCTTCAACGCGCCCCATCTGCAGCTGGTGCAAGATGGTCTCGCGGGCCCCCGCAGCAACCCCGCCGGGCCCCCGGGCCCACCCCGCCGCTCCCGCAAGCTGGCAGCCGCCGCTGTGGAAGAGTACAGTTGTGAATATGGCTCCGCGAAGTTTTACGCACTGTGTGGCTTTGGTGGGGTCTTAGGTTGTGGTCTGACACACACTGCTGTTGTTCCTCTGGATTTAGTGAAATGCCGTATGCAGGTGGACCCACAAAAGTACAAGGGCATATTTAATGGATTCTCAATTACGTTCAAAGAAGATGGTGTTCATGGTTTGGCCAAAGGATGGGCTCCGACTTTCATTGGCTACTCTATGCAAGGGCTCTGCAAATTTGTCTTTTATGAAGTCTTCAAAGTTTTGTATAGCAACATGCTTGGAGAGGAGAATGCCTATCTCTGGCACACATCACTATATTTGGCTGCCTCTGCCAGTGCTGAATTCTTTGCTGACATTGCTCTGGCTCCTATGGAAGCTGCTAAGGTTCGAATTCAAACCCAACCAGGATATGCTAACACTTTGAGGGATGCAGCTCCCAAAATGTATAAGGAAGAAGGCTTAAAGGCATTCTACAAGGGGGTTGCTCCTCTCTGGATGAGACAGAtaccatacaccatgatgaagttcGCCTGCTTTGAATGTACTGTTGAAGCATTGTACAAGTTTGTGGTTCCCAAGCCCCGAAGTGAATGTTCAAAGCCAGAGCAGCTGGTTGTCACATTTGTGGCAGGTTACATAGCTGGAGTCTTCTGTGCCATTGTTTCTCACCCTGCTGATTCTGTGGTGTCTGTGTTGAATAAAGAGAAGGGTAGCAGTGCGTCTCTGGTCCTCCAGAGACTTGGATTTAGAGGTGTATGGAAGGGACTGTTTGCCCGTATCATCATGATCGGCACTCTGCACTGCAGTGGTTCATCTATGACTCCGTGA